From Mytilus edulis chromosome 9, xbMytEdul2.2, whole genome shotgun sequence, the proteins below share one genomic window:
- the LOC139489106 gene encoding uncharacterized protein isoform X1 produces MTRVKHSIMLIQKNVVAILLLTLVKSISTIQLEAELFTLAKTMDIKERSSASNGKTLQMTNQDALQYELCIKNPITLFISLRYSNTDNSTNVKVIIDGHQAWSLNASTTSHSFSFVTSDSLDQPILLFEGRYTLTVVIETAEEAVFELDYLELSSPETTKPQDLICLPNRKQVHIEIEDFSDFDVSKIMRRSGASTSRTVLLFQGQTIKYKICIDTAIIVDIQELVYSNDGKSDFIVIKIDDKIIGSFSTVAVSSNGRAWNNFRTSGIIGKGIRLDSGVHEVEISVVSADSFGVELDYMTFSVETLLPDKDPFKCVSKKQLEAESFKGGERMRLREASQGYAINLKNGEFLQKNVCLRVDTNVSIDKIAYSGFGTSNTLSVYAGATKIVTLTTGTIPNSHDEQTDESISGTSSLNSPTTIPTLPPGFTSNGVKKNNLTTLNLPENRIKLSKGLHAMSVVVENSDASGIDIDFMSLTFSFENNLLQGIECLRHQRVLMEAEQFPLNNTRGLRYRSNASSNRTVYMKQGDIIKRALCVTGRVKVSMTTILFSNDGLADQISIQIQSMPMGTLLTAVESKNGTGWNDIESKTIDSALFLHEGEYELQLVAANTDKYGIELDALILDISTFDGSLVPC; encoded by the exons ATGACCAG GGTAAAACACAGCATCATGTTGATCCAAAAGAACGTTGtagcaattttattattgacCTTGGTTAAATCAATTTCGACGATACAACTCGAAGCAGAACTCTTCACATTGGCCAAAACAATGGATATAAAAGAACGATCGTCAGCATCAAATGGAAAAACACTTCAAATGACCAACCAAGATGCCCTGCAATACGAACTATGTATTAAAAATCCGATTACATTGTTTATCAGCTTAAGATATTCTAACACAGATAATAGTACAAATGTTAAAGTAATAATTGATGGTCATCAAGCATGGTCATTGAACGCATCCACAACAAGCCATTCGTTTTCATTTGTTACAAGCGATTCACTCGATCAACCTATACTTCTGTTCGAAGGCCGCTATACTCTAACTGTTGTGATCGAGACAGCAGAGGAAGCTGTATTTGAACTCGATTATCTAGAACTCTCAAGCCCCGAAACCACTAAACCACAAGACCTGATCTGCCTGCCAAATCGAAAACAAGTTCATATAGAAATCGAAGACTTTTCTGACTTTGATGTTAGTAAAATCATGCGACGGTCTGGTGCTTCAACTTCTAGGACTGTTCTACTTTTTCAAGgtcaaacaataaaatacaaaatatgcaTTGATACCGCAATAATTGTTGATATCCAAGAATTGGTTTATTCAAATGACGGTAAATCTGATTTTATAGTTATCAAAATTGATGACAAAATTATTGGTTCTTTTAGTACTGTGGCTGTTTCTAGTAATGGACGCGCATGGAACAATTTCAGAACCAGTGGTATAATTGGAAAAGGAATAAGACTTGATTCTGGCGTTCATGAAGTGGAGATTTCTGTTGTTTCAGCCGATAGTTTTGGCGTTGAGTTGGATTACATGACTTTTAGCGTCGAAACCTTGTTACCTGATAAAGACCCGTTTAAATGTGTATCAAAGAAACAGTTAGAAGCAGAATCTTTTAAAGGTGGCGAAAGAATGCGTCTACGGGAAGCGTCGCAGGGCTACGCAATAAATCTTAAAAATGGAGAATTCTTACAAAAGAATGTTTGTCTGCGTGTAGACACTAATGTGAGTATTGATAAAATTGCTTATTCTGGTTTTGGCACATCTAACACGTTATCTGTTTATGCAGGTGCAACCAAAATAGTTACTTTAACAACTGGTACCATTCCGAATTCACATGACGAGCAAACCGATGAATCAATTTCCGGTACATCTTCTTTAAATAGTCCGACTACTATTCCAACGTTACCGCCAGGTTTTACAAGCAATGGTGTTAAAAAGAACAATTTAACAACATTAAATCTTCCAGAGAATAGAATCAAATTATCAAAAGGACTACACGCTATGAGTGTGGTAGTTGAAAATTCTGATGCTTCCGGCATCGACATAGATTTTATGTCATTGACTTTTAGTTTTGAAAACAACTTATTGCAAGGAATAGAATGTCTAAGACATCAACGTGTTTTAATGGAAGCTGAACAGTTTCCGTTGAACAATACTCGGGGGCTTCGTTATAGATCAAATGCATCATCTAACAGAACTGTTTATATGAAACAAGGAGACATCATAAAACGGGCGTTATGTGTGACTGGTCGAGTTAAAGTTTCTATgacaacaattttattttctaatgatGGACTCGCTGATCAGATTTCTATACAAATTCAGTCTATGCCCATGGGAACTTTATTGACAGCTGTAGAATCTAAAAATGGAACAGGATGGAATgatattgaaagtaaaacaatagATAGTGCGCTCTTCCTCCATGAAGGGGAATATGAACTGCAGCTTGTGGCTGCAAACACTGACAAATATGGAATCGAACTTGATGCATTAATATTAGACATCTCTACCTTCGATGGGTCGTTAGTGCcttgttaa
- the LOC139489106 gene encoding uncharacterized protein isoform X2, which yields MLIQKNVVAILLLTLVKSISTIQLEAELFTLAKTMDIKERSSASNGKTLQMTNQDALQYELCIKNPITLFISLRYSNTDNSTNVKVIIDGHQAWSLNASTTSHSFSFVTSDSLDQPILLFEGRYTLTVVIETAEEAVFELDYLELSSPETTKPQDLICLPNRKQVHIEIEDFSDFDVSKIMRRSGASTSRTVLLFQGQTIKYKICIDTAIIVDIQELVYSNDGKSDFIVIKIDDKIIGSFSTVAVSSNGRAWNNFRTSGIIGKGIRLDSGVHEVEISVVSADSFGVELDYMTFSVETLLPDKDPFKCVSKKQLEAESFKGGERMRLREASQGYAINLKNGEFLQKNVCLRVDTNVSIDKIAYSGFGTSNTLSVYAGATKIVTLTTGTIPNSHDEQTDESISGTSSLNSPTTIPTLPPGFTSNGVKKNNLTTLNLPENRIKLSKGLHAMSVVVENSDASGIDIDFMSLTFSFENNLLQGIECLRHQRVLMEAEQFPLNNTRGLRYRSNASSNRTVYMKQGDIIKRALCVTGRVKVSMTTILFSNDGLADQISIQIQSMPMGTLLTAVESKNGTGWNDIESKTIDSALFLHEGEYELQLVAANTDKYGIELDALILDISTFDGSLVPC from the coding sequence ATGTTGATCCAAAAGAACGTTGtagcaattttattattgacCTTGGTTAAATCAATTTCGACGATACAACTCGAAGCAGAACTCTTCACATTGGCCAAAACAATGGATATAAAAGAACGATCGTCAGCATCAAATGGAAAAACACTTCAAATGACCAACCAAGATGCCCTGCAATACGAACTATGTATTAAAAATCCGATTACATTGTTTATCAGCTTAAGATATTCTAACACAGATAATAGTACAAATGTTAAAGTAATAATTGATGGTCATCAAGCATGGTCATTGAACGCATCCACAACAAGCCATTCGTTTTCATTTGTTACAAGCGATTCACTCGATCAACCTATACTTCTGTTCGAAGGCCGCTATACTCTAACTGTTGTGATCGAGACAGCAGAGGAAGCTGTATTTGAACTCGATTATCTAGAACTCTCAAGCCCCGAAACCACTAAACCACAAGACCTGATCTGCCTGCCAAATCGAAAACAAGTTCATATAGAAATCGAAGACTTTTCTGACTTTGATGTTAGTAAAATCATGCGACGGTCTGGTGCTTCAACTTCTAGGACTGTTCTACTTTTTCAAGgtcaaacaataaaatacaaaatatgcaTTGATACCGCAATAATTGTTGATATCCAAGAATTGGTTTATTCAAATGACGGTAAATCTGATTTTATAGTTATCAAAATTGATGACAAAATTATTGGTTCTTTTAGTACTGTGGCTGTTTCTAGTAATGGACGCGCATGGAACAATTTCAGAACCAGTGGTATAATTGGAAAAGGAATAAGACTTGATTCTGGCGTTCATGAAGTGGAGATTTCTGTTGTTTCAGCCGATAGTTTTGGCGTTGAGTTGGATTACATGACTTTTAGCGTCGAAACCTTGTTACCTGATAAAGACCCGTTTAAATGTGTATCAAAGAAACAGTTAGAAGCAGAATCTTTTAAAGGTGGCGAAAGAATGCGTCTACGGGAAGCGTCGCAGGGCTACGCAATAAATCTTAAAAATGGAGAATTCTTACAAAAGAATGTTTGTCTGCGTGTAGACACTAATGTGAGTATTGATAAAATTGCTTATTCTGGTTTTGGCACATCTAACACGTTATCTGTTTATGCAGGTGCAACCAAAATAGTTACTTTAACAACTGGTACCATTCCGAATTCACATGACGAGCAAACCGATGAATCAATTTCCGGTACATCTTCTTTAAATAGTCCGACTACTATTCCAACGTTACCGCCAGGTTTTACAAGCAATGGTGTTAAAAAGAACAATTTAACAACATTAAATCTTCCAGAGAATAGAATCAAATTATCAAAAGGACTACACGCTATGAGTGTGGTAGTTGAAAATTCTGATGCTTCCGGCATCGACATAGATTTTATGTCATTGACTTTTAGTTTTGAAAACAACTTATTGCAAGGAATAGAATGTCTAAGACATCAACGTGTTTTAATGGAAGCTGAACAGTTTCCGTTGAACAATACTCGGGGGCTTCGTTATAGATCAAATGCATCATCTAACAGAACTGTTTATATGAAACAAGGAGACATCATAAAACGGGCGTTATGTGTGACTGGTCGAGTTAAAGTTTCTATgacaacaattttattttctaatgatGGACTCGCTGATCAGATTTCTATACAAATTCAGTCTATGCCCATGGGAACTTTATTGACAGCTGTAGAATCTAAAAATGGAACAGGATGGAATgatattgaaagtaaaacaatagATAGTGCGCTCTTCCTCCATGAAGGGGAATATGAACTGCAGCTTGTGGCTGCAAACACTGACAAATATGGAATCGAACTTGATGCATTAATATTAGACATCTCTACCTTCGATGGGTCGTTAGTGCcttgttaa